A genomic segment from Malus domestica chromosome 05, GDT2T_hap1 encodes:
- the LOC139196138 gene encoding uncharacterized protein, whose protein sequence is MPQKAVKGQALADFLAQHPSSYEFGGNDVEISMLETRDNYWMMYFDGSSTSISAGVGIVIQSPTHNPWYFSLKLDFDYSNNQAKYEAFVIGLGVLHDLRATRVLVLGDSELVINQLNGTFHFMSCTLAPYHMVASYLAESFDGVTFKHISRVHNTDADELAQITFGA, encoded by the coding sequence AtgccccagaaagctgtcaaaggccaaGCATTGGCTGATTTCTTGGCCCAACACCCTTCCTCGTACGAGTTTGGAGGCAATGACGTTGAAATCAGTATGCTAGAAACACGTGATAATTACTGGATGATGTACTTTGATGGTTCTAGTACTTCAATCTCGGCTGGTGTTGGGATTGTTATTCAATCACCCACTCATAATCCCTGGTATTTCTCTCTTAAGCTCGATTTCGATTATTCGAATAATCAGGCCAAATACGAAGCCTTTGTCATAGGCCTTGGTGTACTACACGATTTGCGGGCGACTCGTGTCCTTGTTCTTGGGGACTCcgaacttgtaattaatcaacTCAATGGGACTTTTCATttcatgagttgtactctggcgccctaccacatggttgccagtTATTTGGCCGAGTCTTTTGACGGCGTTACTTTCAAACACATTTCACGAGTTCATAACACCGATGCCGACGAATTAGCTCAAATAACCTTCGGAGCATAA